The Sphingomonas psychrotolerans genome includes a region encoding these proteins:
- a CDS encoding TrlF family AAA-like ATPase yields the protein MSVKYPRGSEWRQWDLHIHTPASFHWKGERFTQGGASPRDKELIDDMVGALNDAAPAVYAIQDYWHFDGWFALKRRLAEAGAPKLEKTVFPGIELRIAAPMAARLNAHVIFSDKIPDQLLRDFLSALKLELTGQPLSPHALMTYARGVQADKLKVHGFDKTRVMAEDQVALEAGYHTAEITVESYKAAVRAVPEGFASGFMPFDTNDGLASVEHLEHYAYAIGLFDSSPIFETRNEGLWNAFVGRKTAENAKFFDAFQESIGKVSRLPVSGSDAHQFRGVAGNNDARGYGDYPSQRVTWIKADPTWRGLQQAIKEPQKRCHIGLIPPKLQRISANKTFYIDAISLAKVDGSTLAEAWFDGCTIPLNADLIAIIGNKGSGKSALADVLALIGNSQQHSHFSFLKADRFRGKAGEPARQFEGELRWLAGDPTRANLADNPAADRVELVRYVPQGRFEALCNEHVTGRWENFERELRSVIFSHIPSEDRLHALDFDQLIEAQEAMLRVRLDEARKNLFSVNRIIAGIEDQLHPTIRKNIEEQIRLKTVQLAELELSKPTPVPEPADTLTSEQEHAAATLASLVAANEKLDEEEKLVGEKLTAFSAQRKAVRNVRERLALLRSQITGAVAEIADDLKILGLQPVDVLVFETEDKRLHEVDGEAEKGGVTLATRVQEIKTLRLANADQISLATVALDGPQRAYQDYRNALKVWQASVDAIQGTADVPDSKHGLETRLAQLDELPNTLAERRAHRDELAGDIFDILAMQRDQRSTLFEPLQKIIGENALIRDEYRLQFKANLAAYHDAVSEKLFSLIKNSIGELRGEDESRAAIKARIETRDLDSKPGALDFASELHRLLHESARQRSAGQSDLLVLMRKDRTPSEVYDLIFGFEYLEPKYTLLFQDTHIEQLSPGQRGALLLIFYLLVDKKRNPIILDQPEENLDNETIVSLLVPVLNAAKENRQIIMVTHNPNLAVVCDAEQIIFAEFDRKAKCSIKYLSGAIEDAALNTAVVNVLEGTKPAFDNRGQKYQ from the coding sequence GTGTCAGTCAAATATCCTCGGGGATCGGAATGGCGGCAGTGGGATCTCCACATTCACACGCCCGCTTCTTTCCATTGGAAGGGTGAGCGTTTCACACAAGGAGGGGCGAGTCCGCGGGATAAGGAGCTGATCGACGATATGGTCGGCGCGCTGAACGACGCTGCGCCGGCAGTTTACGCGATCCAAGATTATTGGCACTTCGATGGCTGGTTTGCCCTCAAGCGACGCCTCGCCGAAGCCGGCGCACCCAAGCTGGAAAAGACGGTCTTCCCCGGGATCGAATTGCGTATCGCGGCGCCCATGGCCGCCCGCCTCAACGCACACGTCATCTTCTCCGACAAAATTCCCGACCAGTTACTCAGAGATTTCCTATCCGCGCTGAAGCTCGAGCTCACCGGTCAGCCACTCTCGCCCCACGCATTGATGACCTACGCGCGCGGCGTTCAGGCCGACAAACTCAAGGTTCATGGCTTCGATAAGACCAGGGTCATGGCCGAGGATCAGGTCGCGCTTGAGGCCGGCTACCATACCGCGGAAATCACGGTCGAGAGCTACAAGGCAGCTGTGCGAGCGGTACCGGAGGGTTTTGCCTCCGGATTCATGCCCTTCGATACCAACGATGGGCTCGCGTCCGTCGAACACCTCGAGCACTACGCATATGCGATCGGGCTGTTCGATAGCTCGCCCATCTTCGAGACTAGAAACGAGGGTCTTTGGAATGCATTTGTCGGCCGTAAGACGGCCGAGAACGCCAAGTTTTTCGATGCATTCCAAGAATCTATCGGAAAGGTTTCGCGACTGCCTGTTTCCGGCAGCGACGCGCACCAATTTCGGGGCGTAGCTGGCAACAACGACGCGCGAGGCTATGGCGATTACCCATCCCAAAGGGTGACGTGGATCAAGGCGGATCCGACCTGGAGGGGGCTGCAACAGGCGATCAAGGAACCGCAGAAGCGATGCCATATTGGCCTGATCCCGCCCAAGCTCCAGCGGATTTCCGCGAACAAAACCTTCTACATTGATGCGATTTCGCTCGCGAAGGTGGATGGTAGCACGTTAGCCGAGGCGTGGTTTGATGGATGTACGATTCCGTTGAACGCGGACCTAATTGCCATCATTGGCAACAAGGGTAGCGGCAAAAGTGCCTTGGCAGACGTGCTCGCACTGATCGGCAACTCTCAGCAGCACTCACACTTTTCTTTCCTCAAAGCCGATCGCTTCCGCGGCAAGGCAGGCGAGCCGGCGCGTCAGTTCGAAGGCGAGCTCCGTTGGCTGGCGGGAGACCCAACCCGAGCGAACCTTGCGGATAACCCGGCCGCGGACCGTGTCGAGCTCGTAAGGTATGTCCCGCAAGGTCGCTTCGAAGCGCTGTGCAATGAGCACGTCACGGGGCGCTGGGAGAATTTTGAGCGTGAGCTTCGCTCGGTCATCTTTTCTCATATTCCGTCTGAAGATCGCCTGCATGCACTCGATTTTGACCAGCTGATCGAGGCGCAAGAGGCGATGCTGCGCGTGCGATTAGATGAAGCGCGCAAAAACCTGTTTTCGGTCAACCGCATCATTGCGGGGATTGAGGATCAGCTGCACCCGACCATTCGCAAGAATATCGAAGAACAGATCCGGCTGAAGACGGTTCAACTTGCGGAACTGGAACTGAGCAAGCCAACGCCAGTGCCTGAGCCAGCTGATACGCTAACGTCCGAACAAGAGCATGCCGCGGCAACCTTGGCCTCCCTCGTGGCCGCCAACGAAAAGCTCGACGAGGAAGAGAAGCTCGTCGGTGAGAAGCTCACCGCCTTTTCAGCCCAACGAAAGGCGGTCCGCAACGTTCGCGAGCGCCTCGCGCTGCTTCGATCTCAAATTACGGGTGCAGTGGCCGAAATCGCGGATGATTTGAAAATATTGGGTCTGCAACCGGTCGATGTGCTGGTGTTCGAGACTGAAGATAAGAGGCTTCATGAAGTCGATGGCGAAGCGGAAAAGGGAGGCGTCACCCTCGCGACGCGCGTCCAAGAGATCAAAACGCTCAGGCTGGCCAATGCTGATCAAATCTCGTTGGCAACGGTCGCGCTCGACGGGCCACAGCGCGCGTACCAGGACTATCGCAATGCGTTGAAGGTGTGGCAGGCGTCCGTTGATGCGATTCAGGGCACGGCCGACGTTCCGGATAGTAAGCACGGCCTCGAGACCCGGCTAGCCCAGCTCGACGAACTTCCGAATACTCTGGCGGAGCGGAGAGCCCACCGAGACGAATTGGCCGGCGACATATTCGATATCCTAGCGATGCAGCGGGATCAGCGCTCGACGCTGTTCGAGCCTCTCCAGAAGATCATCGGAGAAAACGCACTTATCCGCGATGAATACCGCCTCCAGTTCAAGGCAAATCTGGCCGCCTATCATGATGCTGTTTCCGAAAAGCTGTTCTCCCTCATTAAGAACAGCATCGGTGAACTTCGCGGCGAGGACGAAAGCCGCGCTGCGATTAAGGCACGGATCGAGACACGCGATCTGGATAGCAAGCCGGGGGCGTTGGATTTTGCCAGCGAACTTCACCGGCTGCTCCATGAATCGGCCCGACAACGGTCGGCCGGCCAGTCTGATTTGCTGGTACTGATGCGGAAGGATCGGACTCCGAGCGAGGTTTATGATCTTATTTTTGGCTTCGAGTATCTGGAGCCGAAGTACACATTGCTTTTCCAGGACACGCACATCGAGCAGCTGTCGCCGGGACAGCGCGGGGCTCTGCTCCTGATTTTTTATCTCCTCGTCGACAAGAAGCGGAATCCGATCATTCTCGATCAGCCGGAGGAGAACCTCGACAACGAAACCATCGTCAGTCTTCTCGTGCCGGTGCTGAACGCCGCCAAGGAGAATAGGCAGATCATAATGGTCACGCACAACCCGAACCTGGCGGTAGTCTGCGATGCCGAGCAGATCATATTTGCCGAGTTCGACCGCAAGGCAAAGTGCAGCATCAAGTACCTATCCGGCGCGATCGAGGACGCCGCATTGAACACCGCGGTCGTAAACGTCCTCGAAGGCACTAAGCCGGCGTTTGATAATCGCGGGCAAAAATATCAGTGA
- a CDS encoding AAA family ATPase, producing the protein MSLVIRQIAIDGFRKFRTPFAIDDLTEGLNIVIEPNETGKSTLLEALRAAFFVRHTTRNQLAQSFAPYGEAVGPEIKVTFDVDGAPWSLTKRFLRSPSLEITGPQGRAQGDDAEARLNVLLGSVRDTSRGGDVSTYGALGLLWVGQTEALAVSGPGQIVRDTIASTLEAEVGSIMGGDAYRRVRQRIDAQYELYWSPSGQKRGRQNEARERSDAAEAAAREANERLAALERSFSELDAARGRLKIVQREIADETDAQARKDLVGSLEVARAAAQILSTRKAEREAAASKLKGLEDLQSRHAAAAISSDNATTALTTAQAKRTELREALSTAKGKAATAREELEAARSERQDARAALAAGEQALRLNRRQAATAAARRRHDELLKLEQLHRDATALAATAIPAKTIETLEANDRTVSQAQAIVDAGATRLALSGTTDGITIDGEPMAAGERTITRATHIVLGGAQLIVSPPAAAASAEETLAAALRKRRATLEELQLDDLAAARSRNEAARDAAAELRTLAARIEAATPADDTLPIAAGPEALKLFVADLESEASDSDSTLPDVTGLAAALDAADTKLARAEGTQDSAIAALRRVEEEDAPLALTEAGAVSDLANAANLLQEIEARPEWPSLDADLASARETAAEAAVRLENAKRDASAHDVAAINRKIDVIDARVRMAAETRIRLETEIARLEGTIESEGGLGLADRAAAAQEEVEAANAALQRVTEEADSLKLLRDTLESARNETAAKFVGPVAKRAKRYIAKLLPDCELTFSEDLALASVTRTGVDESCANLSRGTQEQLAVLTRIAFADLLLEQGKPVSLILDDPLVYSDDGRLDTMIEILTEAATRMQIILLTCRDRAFRHVPGKRIILGPTA; encoded by the coding sequence ATGAGCCTCGTCATCCGGCAGATCGCGATCGACGGCTTCCGCAAGTTCCGGACCCCCTTCGCGATCGACGATCTCACCGAGGGATTGAACATCGTCATTGAGCCGAACGAAACGGGCAAATCCACACTACTCGAGGCGCTGCGCGCAGCTTTCTTCGTGCGCCACACCACGCGCAATCAGCTCGCCCAGTCCTTTGCGCCGTACGGCGAGGCGGTCGGCCCCGAGATCAAGGTGACCTTCGACGTCGACGGTGCACCATGGTCGTTGACGAAACGCTTCCTCAGGAGCCCATCGCTGGAGATCACCGGTCCGCAAGGCCGTGCTCAAGGCGATGACGCGGAGGCACGGCTCAATGTGCTGCTCGGCTCGGTCCGCGACACCAGTCGTGGCGGCGATGTTTCGACTTACGGGGCATTGGGGCTGTTGTGGGTCGGGCAGACCGAGGCGCTCGCCGTTTCCGGCCCTGGGCAGATCGTTCGCGACACGATCGCGTCCACTCTCGAAGCTGAGGTCGGATCGATCATGGGCGGAGATGCCTATCGGCGCGTGCGTCAACGGATAGACGCTCAATACGAGCTTTACTGGTCTCCCAGCGGCCAGAAGCGCGGGCGACAGAATGAAGCGCGGGAAAGGTCGGATGCTGCAGAAGCGGCGGCGCGCGAGGCCAACGAACGGCTCGCCGCACTGGAACGAAGCTTTTCCGAGCTCGACGCCGCACGCGGTCGGCTCAAGATCGTTCAGCGGGAGATCGCAGACGAGACCGACGCGCAGGCTCGCAAAGACCTAGTCGGCTCTCTTGAGGTCGCCCGGGCGGCGGCGCAAATTCTCTCGACGCGGAAGGCCGAACGGGAGGCGGCCGCTTCGAAGCTGAAGGGACTGGAAGACCTGCAATCTCGCCACGCAGCGGCGGCTATCTCCAGTGACAACGCTACGACGGCTCTGACGACAGCTCAAGCAAAGCGCACCGAGCTCAGAGAGGCGCTCTCGACCGCCAAGGGCAAGGCGGCGACAGCGCGCGAGGAACTCGAAGCGGCGCGCAGCGAGCGACAAGACGCCCGAGCAGCGCTTGCTGCAGGTGAGCAGGCTCTCCGCCTCAATCGTCGCCAGGCCGCGACCGCAGCCGCCCGGCGTCGGCATGATGAATTGTTGAAGCTCGAGCAGTTGCACCGTGACGCGACAGCGCTGGCGGCAACCGCCATTCCTGCCAAGACGATCGAAACGCTTGAGGCGAACGACCGGACGGTTAGCCAGGCACAGGCGATCGTTGACGCCGGCGCGACCCGGCTGGCCCTGTCGGGCACGACCGACGGGATCACTATCGACGGCGAGCCGATGGCAGCTGGCGAGCGCACGATCACGCGCGCGACCCATATCGTGCTCGGAGGGGCCCAGTTGATCGTCAGCCCGCCGGCCGCGGCCGCCAGCGCCGAAGAGACCCTCGCGGCCGCGCTTCGCAAGAGGAGGGCTACGCTGGAGGAGCTTCAGCTCGACGACCTTGCGGCTGCCCGTTCGCGCAACGAGGCGGCACGCGACGCCGCCGCGGAGCTGCGCACGCTTGCTGCACGTATTGAAGCGGCGACGCCCGCCGACGACACCCTACCGATCGCGGCCGGTCCCGAAGCGCTGAAGCTGTTCGTCGCCGATCTCGAAAGTGAGGCAAGCGACTCAGATAGTACGCTTCCGGATGTGACAGGACTGGCGGCGGCGCTCGACGCTGCCGACACAAAACTCGCCCGCGCCGAGGGAACACAGGACAGCGCCATCGCCGCATTGCGCCGGGTTGAGGAAGAGGATGCGCCCCTCGCCCTAACCGAAGCCGGCGCGGTGAGTGATCTCGCCAACGCTGCGAACCTTCTCCAGGAGATCGAAGCCCGTCCGGAATGGCCGTCCCTTGATGCAGACCTGGCTAGTGCGCGTGAAACCGCAGCCGAGGCAGCCGTTCGTTTGGAGAACGCCAAGCGCGATGCGTCGGCACACGATGTCGCAGCGATCAATCGCAAGATCGATGTCATCGACGCGCGGGTCCGGATGGCCGCTGAAACCCGCATCAGACTCGAAACCGAGATCGCCCGCCTGGAGGGCACTATCGAAAGTGAGGGCGGCCTGGGCCTGGCCGACCGCGCCGCGGCCGCTCAGGAGGAAGTGGAGGCGGCAAACGCCGCGCTCCAGCGCGTCACCGAAGAGGCAGACTCGCTGAAGCTGCTGCGCGATACTCTGGAAAGCGCACGAAACGAAACCGCCGCCAAGTTCGTCGGCCCGGTGGCGAAACGCGCGAAGCGATATATCGCCAAGCTGTTGCCTGACTGCGAACTCACCTTCTCCGAGGATTTGGCGCTAGCAAGCGTGACCCGGACCGGGGTCGACGAGAGCTGCGCCAACCTCTCTCGTGGCACACAGGAGCAGCTCGCCGTTCTCACCCGGATCGCGTTCGCCGACCTTCTGCTGGAGCAGGGGAAGCCTGTGTCGCTGATCCTGGACGACCCGCTGGTCTATTCCGACGACGGGCGGCTCGACACGATGATCGAGATCCTGACCGAAGCGGCGACGCGGATGCAGATCATCCTCCTGACATGCCGCGACCGCGCTTTTCGGCACGTACCCGGGAAGAGGATAATCCTAGGTCCGACAGCGTAG
- a CDS encoding metallophosphoesterase family protein translates to MKFIHSADWQLGKPFGRFDSDVRGALTEARFDAVDALGSAAAEHGAEHVIVAGDIFDTEGPEDRTIVQAISRMDRHGCRWWLLPGNHDFARNGGLWDRVRQRTSDKIIVLSEPEPREIEDKIWLLPAPLIHRHNLEDPTSLFDTMETPGARLRIGVAHGSIRDFGSRGETKNQIAPDRARLSELDYLALGDWHGALKVDARTWYSGTPETDRFQRDEPGHALVVEVQPDLMPTVTPIRTGRFQWLTRDWTINDKAAFDAECDQLLAGVDAPNTLLQLTLAGITSLGERIAMLGRLENDLSHRLRHLGVRADDLVGRPREEDLATLAVEGMLGTAAAKLNARIDAGGLDSAVAKRALERLFVEYSREGQA, encoded by the coding sequence ATGAAGTTCATCCACTCCGCCGACTGGCAGCTAGGCAAACCCTTTGGCCGCTTCGATTCCGATGTCCGCGGTGCGCTGACGGAAGCCCGCTTCGACGCCGTTGACGCGCTTGGGAGCGCCGCCGCCGAGCATGGCGCCGAACACGTCATCGTCGCCGGCGACATCTTCGACACCGAAGGGCCTGAAGACCGAACAATCGTTCAGGCGATCTCGCGGATGGATCGGCATGGCTGCCGCTGGTGGCTCCTGCCCGGGAACCACGACTTCGCGCGCAATGGCGGGCTGTGGGACCGGGTCCGGCAACGGACCAGCGACAAGATCATCGTCCTCTCCGAACCTGAGCCACGGGAGATCGAGGACAAGATCTGGCTGCTGCCCGCCCCCCTCATCCACCGACATAACCTCGAGGATCCAACCAGCCTGTTCGATACGATGGAGACCCCGGGCGCGCGGCTTCGGATCGGCGTCGCTCACGGATCGATCCGCGATTTCGGATCGCGCGGAGAGACCAAGAACCAGATCGCCCCGGATCGTGCCAGGCTGTCGGAGCTCGATTATCTAGCGCTCGGCGACTGGCACGGAGCCCTCAAGGTCGATGCACGGACATGGTATTCCGGCACGCCGGAGACCGACCGCTTCCAGCGCGATGAACCGGGTCACGCGCTCGTCGTCGAGGTCCAGCCCGACCTTATGCCGACAGTGACGCCGATCCGGACCGGCCGCTTCCAATGGCTAACGCGCGATTGGACGATCAACGACAAGGCAGCGTTCGACGCTGAATGCGACCAACTCCTTGCTGGCGTGGACGCCCCCAACACGCTTCTGCAGCTGACCCTGGCGGGCATAACCAGCCTCGGCGAGCGGATCGCGATGCTCGGGCGGCTCGAAAACGACCTCAGTCACCGCCTGCGGCATCTTGGCGTGCGAGCCGATGACCTTGTCGGCCGCCCACGCGAGGAAGACCTCGCGACGCTCGCCGTGGAAGGGATGCTCGGGACCGCAGCAGCCAAGCTCAACGCAAGGATCGACGCGGGCGGCCTGGACAGCGCCGTCGCCAAGCGAGCGCTGGAACGATTGTTCGTCGAGTACAGCCGGGAGGGCCAGGCATGA
- a CDS encoding DUF2971 domain-containing protein has product MRLYKYMSLASLEAVLKHNTIGFSLSKDLNDPFDFPTAPDVREYGFLGSLTASLKGSIWASHMGVCSLTRTATNSLMWAHYADKHRGAVIEIDVGTAGFLDTGTNAIPAHFGSVIYLNNPNMSQYAGAPTSGPGVVVGELYDFRVDYFQQLQRLFLSKPLCWAYEEEVRVVKCLRGVDEDDPENASGTFTVVRREEGSSMHAFHLPEGSVSRVCFGIAANPYEVQRIVNDFGLEGCLIGRKRRGSYDVQFEPFHSAQEMIAGAEDPG; this is encoded by the coding sequence ATGCGTCTTTACAAATATATGAGCCTCGCTAGCCTCGAGGCGGTGCTCAAGCACAACACAATCGGATTTTCCCTGTCGAAGGATCTGAACGATCCCTTCGACTTTCCCACGGCGCCCGATGTCCGGGAATATGGATTTCTCGGCTCGCTTACCGCCAGCCTGAAGGGCAGCATATGGGCGAGCCATATGGGCGTTTGCTCATTGACGCGCACGGCGACCAACTCGCTGATGTGGGCGCACTATGCCGACAAGCATCGCGGCGCCGTCATCGAGATCGACGTGGGCACAGCCGGTTTTCTGGACACCGGCACTAATGCAATCCCGGCGCATTTCGGCAGCGTCATCTACCTGAACAATCCGAACATGAGCCAGTATGCCGGCGCTCCGACCTCTGGGCCGGGGGTTGTTGTCGGCGAGCTGTATGATTTCCGGGTGGACTATTTTCAGCAGCTGCAGCGACTGTTCCTCTCCAAGCCGCTTTGCTGGGCGTATGAGGAGGAAGTCCGGGTGGTGAAGTGTCTGCGCGGCGTCGATGAGGACGATCCGGAAAACGCCAGTGGCACCTTCACGGTCGTACGGCGGGAAGAGGGCTCATCAATGCACGCCTTTCACCTGCCCGAGGGTAGCGTGTCTCGGGTCTGTTTCGGAATCGCGGCTAACCCATATGAGGTCCAGCGGATCGTCAATGATTTTGGGCTGGAAGGCTGCCTGATCGGACGCAAACGGCGCGGATCCTACGATGTCCAGTTCGAGCCTTTCCATAGTGCGCAGGAGATGATCGCGGGCGCGGAAGATCCGGGCTAA
- a CDS encoding integrase — protein sequence MGTETALEGPKTAVAASEAILPASRAPADLAWTIVQVRAGERITVNEALIAAYEAASSPHSIRALKSDVEAFDAWCRRTNRIALPATAETVADYLDARAGKGSRPASLSRYKASIAKIHQLLDLKDPTPAPLVKLRLQAVRREKGAAQKQARPLRFKGPVRDVERDKARGLNIRALLESCGGDLPGLRDRALLSAAYDTGLRASELVAVSVEHIEEAIDPEARLLQILRHKGDQDGEGATAYLSPRTVTALAAWTDAAEITAGPLFRRVQVRRYKARAAVRGRPIDSISGREAWDLRKTLSKPAVKARVEYDIGTVALHPGSIGPIFRSIIQRAFDVGALPDLTPEDLTRLLKGISAHSTRIGLNQDLFASGEDLAGIMDALRWKSPRMPLAYNRNLAAEQGAAGRLMAKIA from the coding sequence ATGGGCACCGAAACCGCCTTGGAAGGGCCAAAAACCGCTGTAGCGGCGTCTGAGGCGATCCTGCCGGCCAGTAGAGCGCCCGCCGACCTTGCGTGGACGATCGTGCAGGTGCGTGCCGGCGAGCGCATCACCGTCAACGAGGCGCTGATCGCGGCGTATGAGGCCGCTTCTTCGCCCCACAGCATCCGCGCGCTCAAATCCGACGTCGAGGCGTTCGACGCCTGGTGCCGGCGCACTAACCGGATCGCGCTGCCCGCGACCGCCGAAACGGTGGCCGATTATCTCGATGCGCGGGCAGGGAAGGGGAGCCGTCCGGCGTCGTTGTCCCGCTACAAGGCGTCGATCGCCAAGATCCATCAGCTGCTCGATTTGAAGGATCCGACGCCGGCCCCCCTCGTGAAGCTGCGGTTGCAGGCGGTGCGGCGCGAGAAGGGGGCGGCGCAGAAGCAGGCGCGGCCGCTGCGGTTCAAGGGGCCGGTCCGCGACGTCGAGCGCGACAAGGCGCGGGGCCTCAACATCCGCGCACTGCTCGAGAGTTGCGGGGGCGATTTGCCGGGGCTGCGCGATCGGGCGCTGCTGTCGGCCGCCTATGACACCGGCCTGCGCGCCTCCGAGCTGGTGGCGGTATCCGTCGAGCATATCGAGGAAGCGATCGATCCTGAGGCGCGACTGCTGCAAATCCTGCGCCACAAGGGCGATCAGGACGGGGAGGGGGCAACTGCCTATCTGAGCCCGCGCACCGTCACGGCGCTCGCCGCCTGGACCGACGCGGCCGAGATCACGGCGGGGCCGCTGTTCCGGCGAGTACAGGTCCGGCGCTACAAGGCCCGGGCAGCCGTGCGCGGTCGGCCAATCGACAGCATTTCGGGCCGCGAAGCGTGGGATTTGCGCAAGACGCTTTCTAAGCCTGCGGTGAAGGCGCGCGTCGAGTACGACATCGGTACCGTGGCGCTGCACCCGGGCTCGATTGGACCAATCTTCCGGTCGATCATCCAGCGGGCGTTCGATGTCGGCGCGCTCCCCGATCTAACCCCTGAGGATCTGACACGGTTGCTCAAGGGGATCAGTGCCCATTCGACGCGGATCGGGCTCAATCAGGATCTGTTCGCGAGCGGCGAAGATCTGGCTGGGATTATGGATGCGCTGCGGTGGAAGTCTCCGCGCATGCCGCTTGCCTACAATCGAAACCTAGCCGCTGAGCAGGGTGCAGCGGGGCGGCTCATGGCAAAGATCGCGTGA
- a CDS encoding ParB/RepB/Spo0J family partition protein, which yields MSRKNSGFAADLAAGIDLSSEATPARRSGIAANVLTGRANRLADLASGSVVTRTHELVDPARCRMWAGHNREYGLLNEQRCADLIESIKAQGRQEIPAIVRRVAGDPDYDFEVICGARRHWTISWLRSHNYPEFKFLIDVREIGDEEAFRLADIENRARDDLTDLERARDYLRALDAYYEGRQKTMAERLKVSESWLTRYLDLARLPTELTRAFTEPQELGVRNAIALKALLKPDDRRERAFKEAGRLAKAQEESGHPMPVLDVIKALTVAVDPPKRSGSPKKSGKPETVSNVGGKPVLRIEGADRKGIRLTLLSKGGASRQDAEEAIRAVLDQHWA from the coding sequence ATGAGCAGAAAAAACAGCGGGTTTGCCGCTGATCTCGCGGCCGGAATCGATCTCTCAAGCGAGGCGACGCCGGCGCGTCGATCTGGCATTGCAGCGAACGTTCTGACCGGCAGGGCCAATCGGCTTGCCGACCTCGCGTCGGGGTCTGTCGTGACGCGAACCCATGAGTTGGTCGATCCGGCACGGTGCCGGATGTGGGCTGGACACAACCGTGAATACGGCCTGCTCAACGAGCAGCGTTGCGCGGACCTGATCGAAAGCATCAAGGCGCAGGGTCGGCAGGAAATCCCGGCGATCGTCCGGCGCGTTGCGGGCGACCCGGACTACGACTTTGAAGTGATATGTGGCGCACGCCGGCATTGGACGATCAGCTGGCTGCGGTCGCACAACTATCCGGAATTCAAGTTCCTGATCGACGTCCGCGAGATTGGCGACGAGGAAGCGTTTCGCCTTGCGGATATCGAGAACCGTGCCCGCGACGATCTCACCGATCTGGAGCGCGCTCGAGATTATCTACGAGCGCTCGACGCCTATTATGAGGGGCGTCAGAAGACGATGGCGGAACGCCTCAAAGTCTCTGAGAGCTGGTTGACGCGTTACCTTGATCTGGCCCGGCTACCGACCGAGCTGACGAGAGCCTTTACCGAGCCTCAGGAACTGGGAGTCCGCAACGCGATCGCGCTCAAGGCGCTGCTAAAGCCGGATGATCGCAGGGAGCGCGCGTTCAAAGAAGCAGGGCGTCTTGCGAAGGCGCAGGAAGAGAGCGGTCATCCCATGCCTGTGCTCGACGTGATCAAAGCCCTCACTGTGGCCGTAGATCCCCCCAAGAGGTCAGGATCCCCCAAGAAGTCAGGAAAGCCGGAGACTGTGTCCAATGTAGGCGGTAAGCCGGTGCTCCGGATTGAGGGCGCGGACCGCAAGGGCATTCGCTTGACCCTTCTGAGCAAGGGCGGCGCGTCCCGCCAGGACGCGGAAGAGGCGATCCGGGCGGTGCTAGATCAGCACTGGGCGTGA